The window TTCAGAAAAGATTGGTCTAACCTTTACTCCAACGTATGAAAGAATCAAACAACTGGAGAAGCAGGGGATCATTCAGAAGTATGTAGGTCTTTTAAACCGTGAAAAACTGGGTTTGAACATTGTAGTCTACTGTAATGTACGTCTTAAAGAGCAATCCAAGAAAGTTTTGGAAACTTTTGAGAAGCATATTGGAAAGTACGATGAAGTACAGGAAATCATAAGTCTTTCCGGGGAGTATGATTATATGTTGAAAATTATTGCCAAAGACATCAACTCTTATAATGAGTTTGCAGTCAATGTAATTTCAAACATTCCTAACATCGGGCAGTACCATAGCTCTATCGTTCTTCATGAGGTGAAAAAAATCCACCAAATTCAAGATAGACCTTGAATAGTTTTCCATTTTAAACCATTAAGGAATTTTAAGTGGTGAAGAGTAACTAATAGCATTCCAAGCGAATGGTAAAAGCAATCTGTAAAATTTCAAACTTTACTTAACTCTTCCTATCTTAAAATTCTTTTGTGAGCTTTCATGGCTCTTATGACAATCATCAATTTCAAAGATCAAAATAAAATCCAACCATTAAGACCGGCTTAAGCAATTAAGATTTAAGGATTTCACAACGATAAACATAAGGCGATTCTAAAGTAATTTTAGATTTTTTATGTCAACTTAAGCCTTTATATATCTTAATGGTTTAGATTTTAACCTAATAATTTATTCTTCAGTTTATTGAACTGGTATTCTATTTTATCCAGGCACAGATTTCCTATACTTCCCTGGTGAGTATGATCTAAAGCTCCTGGTTCAAATTCAAACTCATTATTTTCAATCTCCTGTCCAACTTTCACGTAAGCATCACGGAAAGAACTTCCGCTTTTCACTTCTTCATTGATCTTCTCTACGCTGAACAGGTATTTATATTTTTCATCTTCCAGAATTCCGTCTTTTACCTCGATATTGGGTAAGGTATAACTTAAGATCTCTAGACATTCTTTTAGTGAATCAATCGCCGGGAAAAGAATTTCCTTGGTTAACTGAACATCTCGGTGATATCCTGAAGGAAGATTATTCGTTAACAGAATCAGCTCATTGGGTAGCGCCTGAATTCTGTTGCATCGCGCACGAACCAACTCGAAAATATCCGGGTTCTTTTTATGAGGCATAATACTGCTTCCTGTTGTAAATTCTTTGGGAAAGCTAATGAAATTGAAATTCTGATTCAGATATAGACATACATCATAAGCAAACTTCCCAAGGGTTCCTGCTAAAGTTGCCATCGCCATTGCCAATAACTTCTCTGATTTTCCACGGGTCATTTGAGCATACACCGAATTATAATTCATGGACTGAAATCCTAGATTATAAGTCGTACTTTCACGATTGATCGGGAAAGAGGAACCATATCCTGCTGCTGAGCCCAGTGGATTTTTATTGATGATATTTTTAGTTGAAAATAGCATTTCAACATCATCTAAAAGTGCTTCTGAATAAGCTCCAAACCACAATCCGAAAGAGGAAGGCATCGCAATCTGCAAATGAGTATATCCCGGAAGCAGTACATTTTTATGCTGATCTGCCAGTTGGATCAAAATCTGGAAAAACTCATCGGTAAGTGCCGTAATTTCACGAATTTCATCTAATAAATACAGTTTGATATCCAATAAAACCTGATCATTTCTTGATCTTGCCGTGTGAATTTTCTTTCCGGTGTCTCCTAATTCTGTAATCAGGATTGCCTCTACCTGAGAATGGATATCCTCAGCTTCTTTATCAATTTCAAAATTACCATTTTCAATTTCCTGTAAAATATCGTTTAATACCGCCAGCATCTGTTCCGATTCTTCCTGAGAAATAATTCCGGTTTCTGCAAGCATTTTACAATGTGCCATAGAACCTTTAACATCATATTTCGCTAAACGTTCATCAAAGTCAAGGTCTTTTCCTACGGTAAAGTTATTGACTAATATATTGGTGGCCAGGTCATCCTTTTGCCATATTTTTTTCATAAGTATGATTGATTTTTCTAAGACTGCAGATGATCATCTACTGATTTCATCACAGTCTGATTTAAAATATTTGATTGATTTTGACAAGCCCAGCAAGACTATCCTTATTATTACTATTAACTATAAAAAAACATTTCCTTAATATGTAAAGTCACTTTTTAATGGTATTGTTTGCATAAATCCTTATTAAAACGTAAACTTTATTGCCTGCTGAGCGTAGTCAAAATATATGTTAAGCTGGAAGGCTGAAGCTAGAGGCTGGAAGTTAATAACAAACGATAACAACTTCCTTTCTTCCATCTTTCTGCTCCCCGCTTTTTATAACACTTTTTCCAAAATCTGGATATAGATCTCAATTCCTTCTTCGATTTCATTGATATAGATAAATTCATCCGCTGTATGAGAGCGCCTACTGTCTCCAGGACCCATTTTTACAGAGGTACATGGTATAATGGCCTGATCTGAAGAGGTTGGCGAACCATACGTTGTCCTTCCTATTTCCAATCCTGCTTTTACGAACGGGTGATCCATTTCAATTTTGGATGAATTCAACCTGAAAGACCTCGCCGTAAGTGTTGATTTCATCTGAGACTGGATGATTTCAAAGGCTTCTTTATTGGAATATTCATCCGTTACCCTTACATCCAATGTAAAATGACAAGATTCCGGTACTACGTTATGCTGCACGCCAGCATGAATCCCTGAAAGCGTTACTTTTACTTCTCCTAAATAATCTGAAACCTTCGGAAATTTAAAATTTAAAATTCCCTGCAGGTCCTCCATACATTTGATAATGGAGTTATCGTCATTCGGATGAGCAGCATGAGAAGGAGTTCCTTTCATTTCTCCATCAATCACCAACAATCCTTTTTCAGCAATTGCCAGGTTCATCTGCGTGGGTTCTCCTACAATGGCAAGTTCTATATTAGGTAGTTGTGGAAACAGAGCCTCGATTCCGTCAAAACCTGAAATCTCCTCCTCTGCTGTCAACGCAATCACTAAATTATATTCTAAATCTTCTTTATCATAAAAATGTAAAAAAACCTGCGCCATAGAAACCAGAGAAGCTCCGGCATCATTGCTTCCCAATCCGAAAAGCTTTCCTTCTTTCTCAATGGGCACAAACGGATCAAGCGTATAGGCTTTATTGGGCTTTACCGTATCATGATGCGTATTCAGCAAAACTGATGGTTTAAATACATCAAAGTTTTTGTTTACCGCCCAGATATTATTCTTAAAACGTTTTGTAGGAATCTGATGCTTTTTGAAAAAGTTTTCAATTTCCACCGATGTATTGAATTCATCTTTACTGAATGAAGGAATTTCAATCAAATTTTTAAGCAATTCAACCGCATTTTTCAGCAATTCTTCTTTATTATAAACAGATTTCAGTTCCTGCATGATGATTCTCTATATGGTTTTTAAGTTCTGTTTCTTTAATGAGAAACACTTTATTTACATTATTCTTTATCGCTCCAAGAGCGTTCTCTAGTTTGGGTAAAATCCCTTTATGAAGCTTTCCTTCTTCTTTCAATGTTGTAAAATCCTCTTCAGAAATACTTTTGATCAGAGATTCCGGGTCATCTACATTTTCCAACACTCCTTGTTTGTCAAAACAGTACAGCAGCTCTACTTCATATTTTTCAGATAAAGCCTGAGCAATCGCAGAAGCAATAGTATCTGCATTGGTATTGAACAGATTTCCTTTTCTATCGTGAGTAATGGCAGAAAAAACAGGAATAAGATTCAGCTTAATCAATTTTGAAACCAGCTTTTTATTCACACTTTTCTTTGTGATATCTCCCACAAACCCAAAGTCTATTTCAGGATGTTCTCTTTTCTTAGCTTTTATAAGATTTCCATCTGCTCCGGAAAATCCAATGGCATTACATCTTTTCTGCTGTAATTTTTCAACAATATTTTTATTGATTCCCCCGCATACACCATCGTTACAATATCCAATGTATCTTTATCCGTAATCCGCCTTCCGTTCACCATTTTCTGCTCTATGCCGAGTTTATCTGCCAGCGTATTCGCTAACTTCCCTCCGCCGTGCACAAGGATCTTCTTTTCTTTAATTTCGGAAAACTGATCTAAAAACTGATCCAGCAATCGTTCATCATCAATGAGCGCTCCGCCTATTTTTATGATGTATATTTTCTGTTTCATTTTTTTACATTTAGAATTGATAGGAATCTATTCCTATCTTGGGTTAAATCGTCCCTTTGGGACTCATTGGATGTTATTTTATATTGTCTAGAATTTCGCTAAAGACTGCCTGTGCTGAGAAAATACGGTTCTTTGCCTGTTGGTAGATGATTGAATTTTCTCCATCCATTACTTCATCGCTTAATTCTACATTACGACGAACCGGAAGGCAGTGCATTACTTTTGCCTGATTGGTATTCGCCAGTTTTTCATTGGTAAGCATCCAATCATCTTTTACTTCAGGCATTGCCGCATAATCATTAAACGAAGACCAGTTTTTCACATAGATAAAATCTGCATCTTTCAAAGCTTCCTCCTGATTGTGAATCACTTTTGTATCTTTTGTAAAAGCCGGATCCAAATCATACCCTTCCGGATTAGTAATTACCAGTTCAACATCCATTTCCTGCATCCATTCTGCAAAGGAATTTCCTACTGCATGAGCAATTGGCTTGATATGTGGTGCCCAGGTTAAAACCACTTTCGGCTTACGGTCTTCTTTCCAGTTTTCTGTAATCGTAATACAGTCTGCCAAACTTTGCAAAGGATGACGTGTTGCTGATTCTAAAGAGATAACAGGAACTTTTGCATGCTTCTCAAACTGGCTTAGAATGCTTTCATTTACATCGTCTTCTTTGCTCTTCATGCCTGCGAAACAACGTACCGCAATGATGTCACAATATTGATTTAAAACCTCAATAGCATCTTTGATATGCTCTACAGTATCTCCATTCATTACAGCTCCATCTGCGAATTCAAGATTCCATGCTTCCTGTGCTGCGTTTAACGTTAATACATTTAAACCTAGATTTTGTGCTGCAATCTGGCTGCTTAAACGGGTTCTTAAGCTTGAGTTTAAAAATACAAGTCCTATAGTTTTCCCCTTTCCTTTTTTTGTTTCTGAAAGTGGGTTCGCCTTAATTTCTAAAGCTTTTTTTATGATTTCCTGTAAGTTTTCTACATCACTTACAGCTGTGAATTTTTTCATTTGAATTGATTTTAAAGATTTTAATACCTCTTACATATTTTCCAACACCTCTTTCAGAGCGTTGATAAAAAGATCCGTTTCCTCTTTTTTGATATTCAGTGCCGGAAGAATCCTTAAAACACTTTTATCGTTTGAGTTTCCGGTAAAAATGTGATGATTGAACAGTAAGCTTTTTCCTTACTTCGGAACAGTCTCTATCGAGTTCTATTCCGATCATCAACCCTTTCCTTCGGATGGATTTAATATGTGGTAAACCTTTAATTTCATTTTCAATATACTCGCCCATTTGCTGAGTATTTTCGATAAGATTTTCATCTTTCATTACATCAAGAACAGCAATGGAAGCTACACACGCTAAGTGATTCCCACCAAATGTTGTTCCCAATAGGCCATTGCTAGCCTGGAATTTAGGACTAATCAAAACTCCGCCAACCGGAAATCCATTTCCCATTCCTTTCGCTGTTGTGATAATATCTGCCTCAATTCCAAATTCCTGGTGTGCAAAGAAGTATCCGCTTCTTCCATATCCTGACTGTACTTCATCTAAAATCAAAACCGTATCATATTGATCACACAATTCTTTAATTTTAGATAAAAACTCCGCCGTTGGGATCATAATCCCTCCTACACCCTGAATTCCTTCAATAATAACAGAAGAAATTTCATTTCCGTGTACTGCAAAAGTTTCTTCAAGCTGCTTAACATCATTCCATTCGGATTTAATGAATCGTTCCGAAAAATTTACCGGAGCAACAATCTTAGGATTATCTGTTACAGAAACCGCAGCAGAAGTTCTTCCGTGAAACGATCCGGAGAAGTAAAGCACTTTGCTTTTTCCATTATGAAAAGAAGCTAGCTTCAATGCATTTTCATTCGCTTCAGCACCAGAATTACAAAGGAAAAGATTGTAGTCTTCATATCCTGAAAGTTTTCCCAGTTTATCAGCCAGTTCCACCTGCAACTCATTTTGAACCGAGTTAGAATAGAAAGAAATCTTCTCTAACTGTTCCTTCAGTTTATTCTGATAATGCGGATGATTATGACCAATAGAGATTACAGCGTGCCCTCCGTAGAAGTCAAGATATTTTTCGCCTTTATCATCCCAAAGGAAAGATCCCTGAGCTTTAACTGGATGTATGTTGAATAATGGATATACGTTGAATAAATTCATGTCTTTTATAAATGATAATTGATTAATGATACGGGATTCGAGTTTCGAATTCCCATAAATATCAGTGGGTGCATTAAAATGCTATCGGTTTCAGATTCAAGCCTGTATTTTCTTCCCAACCCATCGCGATATTCATATTTTGTACCGCCTGTCCTGAAGCTCCTTTCAACAAATTGTCAATCGCTGAGTGAATAACGGCAACATTTCCACTCTTTTCAATCTGGATCACACAGCGATTGGTATTGACAACCTGCTTTAAATCAATTGCTTTTTCACTTACCGTAACAAACGGTGCTTCTGCATAAAAATCCTGGTACAATTGATAGATGTCAGAAAGTCCCAAATCTGTTTTCACTGTAGAACTTGTAAAAATCCCTCTTGCAAAATCCCCTCTCCATGGAACAAAATTCAGGCTGACTTCTTTATGATTAAACAAAACTATCTGTTGTAAAATTTCATCTACATGCTGATGAGTCAATGTTTTGTAAGCTGAAACATTATCATTTCTCCAGGTGAAGTGTGTTGTTGCCTGTAAAGACTGTCCAGCACCTGTAGAACCTGTAATTCCCGTTGTAAAAACTTCATCTAAAACCTCTTTTCCAGCCAATGGTAATAATGCCAACTGAATTGCTGTAGCAAAACACCCAGGATTCGCAATGCTTTTTGAATTCAACAGTTGTTTTTTATTGATTTCCGGTAATCCGTAGATAAAATTTCTGTTTTCAAAATTCCCATCCAAACGGAAGTCATTTCCTAAATCAATAACTAATGTGTCTTCTTTAACCGGATTTTGAGTTAACCAATTCTGGCTTTCCTTATGTGGAAGACACAGAAAAAGAATATCTACTTCTTCAGGTTGATCTGTCAGCACCTGCTCACAAACCGTCGTTAAATCCGGGTACAGATCCGAAATTCTTGTTCCCGAATTCGAACGACTATATAAAAAACTCAATGTCACATGGGGATGGAAAGCCAGCAAACGTATCAACTCGCTTCCTGTATAACCGTTGGCTCCTACTATTCCTATTGTTTTCTTCATTTTCAAGCTGATAGGATTTCATCCTATCTTTTGTTAAATCGTTCCTTCGGAACTTTAGTTGATATTTTGGTTAATCTGGTGATATATATTTAAGGAATTGCTTACAATTTTTGTGTATCCTTTTACATCATCTCCCGTCCATGCTCTGTTAGCTTCTCCATAGCTTCCGAATTTATCAGACATTAAATCATGATCGGATTCTATTCCATTTAGGATAAATCTATATGGATGAAGCGTTACAAATACTTTTCCACTTACTGTTTTCTGAGAATCGGTTAAGAAAGATTCAATATTTCTCATTACCGGATCTAAGAAAAGTGCTTCGTGAAGCCAGTTTCCATACCAGTCAGACAACTGGGATTTCATCATTTGCTGATATTTTGAAAGCGTATGTTTCTCCAATAAATGGTGCGCTTTGATAATCACAGAAGCCGCTGCCGCTTCAAACCCTACTCTTCCTTTAATTCCTACGATGGTATCGCCAACATGGATATCACGACCAATTCCGTAAGCAGAAGCCAGTTGCTCTATTTTTTGAATAGCATACACAGAATGAGCAAAGCTTTCTCCATTTACCGCTACTACTTCTCCATTTTTAAACTCAATTTCCAATTCTGAAGACTGAGTTTCCTGAACCTGAGATGGAAAGGCTTCTTCCGGTAGATAATTTCTTGATGTTAAAGTCTCTTTTCCACCTACAGAAGTCCCCCAAAGTCCTTTATTCACTGAATATTGTGCTTTATGGAATTCCATTTCATACCCATGACTTTTCAAAAACTCGATTTCTTCTTCACGGGATAAAGCCATATCACGGATCGGCGTAATGATTTCAATATTCGGGCACATTACCTGGAAAATCAGATCAAAACGAACCTGGTCGTTTCCAGCCCCTGTACTTCCATGCGCGATAGCATCTGCTCCTACTTCAATCGCATATTTTGCAATTTCCTGCGCCTGAATGGTACGTTCTGCACTTACAGAAAGAGGATATGTGTTGTTTTTCAATACATTTCCAAAAATCAGATACTTTACACAAGAATTATAATAATCTTCCTGAGCATCTACGCACCTGTATTCTTTTACCCCAAGGTTTAAAGCTTTTTTCTCCAGCTCTTTTTCTTCTTCTTTGGAAAAACCTCCGGTATTTACAGTA of the Chryseobacterium capnotolerans genome contains:
- a CDS encoding N-acetylornithine carbamoyltransferase, with the protein product MKKFTAVSDVENLQEIIKKALEIKANPLSETKKGKGKTIGLVFLNSSLRTRLSSQIAAQNLGLNVLTLNAAQEAWNLEFADGAVMNGDTVEHIKDAIEVLNQYCDIIAVRCFAGMKSKEDDVNESILSQFEKHAKVPVISLESATRHPLQSLADCITITENWKEDRKPKVVLTWAPHIKPIAHAVGNSFAEWMQEMDVELVITNPEGYDLDPAFTKDTKVIHNQEEALKDADFIYVKNWSSFNDYAAMPEVKDDWMLTNEKLANTNQAKVMHCLPVRRNVELSDEVMDGENSIIYQQAKNRIFSAQAVFSEILDNIK
- the argH gene encoding argininosuccinate lyase, giving the protein MKKIWQKDDLATNILVNNFTVGKDLDFDERLAKYDVKGSMAHCKMLAETGIISQEESEQMLAVLNDILQEIENGNFEIDKEAEDIHSQVEAILITELGDTGKKIHTARSRNDQVLLDIKLYLLDEIREITALTDEFFQILIQLADQHKNVLLPGYTHLQIAMPSSFGLWFGAYSEALLDDVEMLFSTKNIINKNPLGSAAGYGSSFPINRESTTYNLGFQSMNYNSVYAQMTRGKSEKLLAMAMATLAGTLGKFAYDVCLYLNQNFNFISFPKEFTTGSSIMPHKKNPDIFELVRARCNRIQALPNELILLTNNLPSGYHRDVQLTKEILFPAIDSLKECLEILSYTLPNIEVKDGILEDEKYKYLFSVEKINEEVKSGSSFRDAYVKVGQEIENNEFEFEPGALDHTHQGSIGNLCLDKIEYQFNKLKNKLLG
- the argC gene encoding N-acetyl-gamma-glutamyl-phosphate reductase, which encodes MKKTIGIVGANGYTGSELIRLLAFHPHVTLSFLYSRSNSGTRISDLYPDLTTVCEQVLTDQPEEVDILFLCLPHKESQNWLTQNPVKEDTLVIDLGNDFRLDGNFENRNFIYGLPEINKKQLLNSKSIANPGCFATAIQLALLPLAGKEVLDEVFTTGITGSTGAGQSLQATTHFTWRNDNVSAYKTLTHQHVDEILQQIVLFNHKEVSLNFVPWRGDFARGIFTSSTVKTDLGLSDIYQLYQDFYAEAPFVTVSEKAIDLKQVVNTNRCVIQIEKSGNVAVIHSAIDNLLKGASGQAVQNMNIAMGWEENTGLNLKPIAF
- a CDS encoding M20 family metallo-hydrolase, producing the protein MQELKSVYNKEELLKNAVELLKNLIEIPSFSKDEFNTSVEIENFFKKHQIPTKRFKNNIWAVNKNFDVFKPSVLLNTHHDTVKPNKAYTLDPFVPIEKEGKLFGLGSNDAGASLVSMAQVFLHFYDKEDLEYNLVIALTAEEEISGFDGIEALFPQLPNIELAIVGEPTQMNLAIAEKGLLVIDGEMKGTPSHAAHPNDDNSIIKCMEDLQGILNFKFPKVSDYLGEVKVTLSGIHAGVQHNVVPESCHFTLDVRVTDEYSNKEAFEIIQSQMKSTLTARSFRLNSSKIEMDHPFVKAGLEIGRTTYGSPTSSDQAIIPCTSVKMGPGDSRRSHTADEFIYINEIEEGIEIYIQILEKVL
- a CDS encoding argininosuccinate synthase, which codes for MNKKVILAFSGGLDTSYCAKYLSETLGYDVYAVTVNTGGFSKEEEKELEKKALNLGVKEYRCVDAQEDYYNSCVKYLIFGNVLKNNTYPLSVSAERTIQAQEIAKYAIEVGADAIAHGSTGAGNDQVRFDLIFQVMCPNIEIITPIRDMALSREEEIEFLKSHGYEMEFHKAQYSVNKGLWGTSVGGKETLTSRNYLPEEAFPSQVQETQSSELEIEFKNGEVVAVNGESFAHSVYAIQKIEQLASAYGIGRDIHVGDTIVGIKGRVGFEAAAASVIIKAHHLLEKHTLSKYQQMMKSQLSDWYGNWLHEALFLDPVMRNIESFLTDSQKTVSGKVFVTLHPYRFILNGIESDHDLMSDKFGSYGEANRAWTGDDVKGYTKIVSNSLNIYHQINQNIN
- a CDS encoding Lrp/AsnC family transcriptional regulator; the protein is MDLKDKMILSIIQEDSTLSVKEISEKIGLTFTPTYERIKQLEKQGIIQKYVGLLNREKLGLNIVVYCNVRLKEQSKKVLETFEKHIGKYDEVQEIISLSGEYDYMLKIIAKDINSYNEFAVNVISNIPNIGQYHSSIVLHEVKKIHQIQDRP